Proteins from a single region of Bdellovibrio bacteriovorus HD100:
- the metG gene encoding methionine--tRNA ligase, protein MNDKRKILITCALPYANGYIHLGHLVEYLQADFWARFQNMRGNECVFICADDTHGTPIMVKARELGITPEALIAQSYKEHTQDFADFQVQFSHFGSTNSEENRLLCEYFYKKMQEGNHTRSQPIQQMYCNHDKMFLPDRFVKGTCPKCGAKEQYGDSCDVCASTYSPSDMKDVHCSLCGTAPVMKDSESIFFKLNDFKQYLEEWIPKHCSPEISKKMLEWFNEDLKDLDISRDEPYFGFAIPGTNNKKFFYVWVDAPMGYMSTTEQWAKSQGKTLKDIWQDPSREIYHFIGKDIARFHTIFWPAFLKAAEFRSPNQVFVHGHLMVNGEKMSKSKGTFIAARTYLNHLNPEYLRYYYSTKLSSSVDDIDLNLEDFTNRVNSELVGKITNLGSRGGQMLKKKMDGKMSVPDAEGKKLIEHAQKTAESIAAHYEARDFAKALGEIRGLADDANKYFDEKAPWKTLEADPEGTKQVITTTLNMFRMLAIYLKPVLPFYSQKVAKLLGEKDYVWSDLNTVLTNREINDYEHLATRIEADKVKAMVEEGRKINEEIQAAKKAASTAKPAAAPAPAAAATAGDRPAEIEFADFDKVDLRIGQVIEAEEIKEADKLLRLKIDIGEGQIRQIISGIKAAYKPEQLVGRKVLVCVNLKPRKMKFGMSEGMVLAAGTGGSDLFVLSADDGAQVGQRVK, encoded by the coding sequence ATGAACGACAAACGCAAGATTCTGATCACCTGTGCTCTTCCCTACGCAAACGGATACATTCACCTGGGTCACCTGGTGGAATATCTTCAGGCCGACTTCTGGGCCCGTTTTCAGAATATGCGTGGCAACGAATGCGTCTTCATTTGCGCAGATGACACTCACGGCACCCCGATCATGGTGAAAGCCCGCGAACTGGGCATCACTCCGGAAGCTTTGATCGCACAAAGCTATAAAGAACACACCCAGGACTTTGCTGATTTCCAGGTTCAGTTCTCGCACTTTGGTTCCACCAATTCGGAAGAAAACCGCCTGCTTTGTGAGTACTTCTACAAAAAAATGCAGGAAGGCAACCACACCCGCAGCCAGCCGATTCAGCAGATGTACTGTAATCACGACAAAATGTTCCTGCCGGACCGCTTCGTAAAGGGCACCTGTCCTAAGTGCGGCGCCAAGGAACAGTACGGTGATTCCTGTGATGTGTGTGCTTCGACTTACTCCCCGAGCGACATGAAGGACGTTCACTGTTCGCTTTGCGGGACAGCTCCGGTGATGAAAGATTCCGAGAGCATCTTCTTCAAACTGAACGACTTCAAACAGTACCTGGAAGAATGGATCCCTAAACACTGCTCCCCTGAAATCTCCAAAAAGATGCTGGAATGGTTCAACGAGGACCTGAAGGATCTGGATATTTCCCGTGATGAGCCTTATTTCGGCTTCGCGATTCCGGGCACCAACAATAAAAAATTCTTCTATGTGTGGGTGGATGCTCCCATGGGCTACATGTCCACCACCGAGCAATGGGCGAAATCCCAGGGCAAAACCCTGAAAGACATCTGGCAGGACCCAAGCCGTGAAATTTATCATTTCATTGGCAAAGACATTGCCCGCTTCCACACCATCTTCTGGCCGGCATTCCTGAAGGCTGCGGAATTCCGCTCGCCTAATCAGGTGTTCGTGCACGGTCACTTGATGGTTAATGGCGAGAAAATGTCCAAGTCCAAAGGGACGTTCATCGCCGCAAGAACGTATCTGAACCATCTGAACCCGGAATATCTTCGTTATTACTATTCCACCAAGCTGTCGAGCTCTGTGGACGATATCGATTTAAATCTGGAAGACTTCACCAACCGTGTGAATTCCGAGCTTGTGGGTAAAATCACAAATCTGGGTTCCCGTGGTGGCCAGATGCTGAAAAAGAAAATGGACGGCAAAATGAGCGTGCCGGATGCTGAAGGCAAAAAACTGATTGAGCACGCTCAAAAAACGGCTGAATCCATCGCCGCTCATTATGAAGCCCGCGACTTTGCCAAAGCATTGGGTGAAATCCGTGGCCTGGCTGATGACGCCAATAAGTACTTTGACGAAAAAGCTCCTTGGAAAACCCTGGAAGCTGATCCAGAAGGCACCAAGCAGGTTATCACCACCACTCTGAACATGTTCCGAATGCTTGCGATTTACCTGAAGCCGGTCTTGCCATTCTATAGCCAAAAGGTGGCAAAACTTTTGGGTGAAAAAGACTATGTGTGGTCTGATCTGAACACGGTTCTTACCAACCGTGAAATCAATGACTATGAACATCTGGCAACCCGTATTGAGGCTGACAAAGTCAAAGCCATGGTCGAGGAAGGTCGTAAGATCAACGAAGAGATTCAAGCGGCGAAAAAAGCGGCTTCCACCGCAAAACCAGCGGCGGCTCCGGCCCCTGCTGCAGCTGCGACAGCGGGCGATCGCCCGGCTGAAATCGAATTTGCTGATTTTGACAAAGTGGATCTGCGTATCGGTCAGGTCATTGAAGCTGAAGAAATCAAGGAAGCTGACAAACTTTTGCGTCTTAAGATCGACATCGGCGAAGGCCAGATCCGCCAGATCATTTCCGGCATCAAAGCGGCTTATAAACCAGAACAACTGGTGGGTCGCAAAGTGCTGGTTTGTGTAAACTTGAAACCACGCAAAATGAAGTTCGGCATGTCTGAAGGCATGGTGTTGGCGGCAGGAACTGGTGGCAGCGATCTGTTCGTGCTTTCGGCGGATGACGGAGCCCAGGTCGGCCAGAGAGTAAAATAA
- a CDS encoding carbonic anhydrase encodes MQTNLIIGLLALNLTACASFTSHREPNQETKVTLKDGKGGVKEAPAQATSTGGEKEMTRVEVGSDAEAQAHATEVKEAVAAAAQHIQDTHGKAPREAGPVPAEKAFGWLKNGNTRFVRGTFRNDGASAADRRRVSALQRPHSAIYTCSDSRVSPEIVFDQKLGEIYVVRTGELILDKNVQESLEYSVGTLGTNLVVIMGSDSCGDLTAAEGLANELLERSAILRDAVTSGDVKIVKAVYHLEAGNVEFR; translated from the coding sequence ATGCAAACCAATCTCATTATCGGGCTTCTTGCTCTGAACCTTACAGCCTGCGCATCTTTCACCAGCCATCGCGAACCAAATCAGGAAACGAAAGTGACCCTGAAAGACGGCAAAGGCGGTGTTAAAGAAGCCCCGGCTCAAGCCACCAGCACCGGCGGCGAAAAAGAAATGACCCGCGTTGAGGTTGGCAGCGATGCTGAAGCACAAGCCCACGCCACGGAAGTGAAAGAGGCCGTTGCCGCTGCTGCTCAACATATTCAAGACACTCATGGCAAAGCTCCCCGCGAAGCCGGACCAGTGCCTGCAGAAAAAGCATTTGGCTGGCTTAAAAACGGCAACACCCGTTTTGTGCGCGGCACCTTCCGTAATGACGGCGCCTCGGCTGCTGACCGCCGCCGCGTAAGCGCTTTGCAGCGCCCCCATTCGGCAATCTACACCTGCAGCGATTCCCGTGTTTCGCCTGAAATCGTATTTGACCAGAAATTGGGTGAAATCTATGTGGTTCGCACCGGTGAGCTGATTCTGGACAAAAATGTTCAGGAAAGTCTTGAGTATTCTGTAGGCACTTTGGGCACCAATCTGGTGGTGATCATGGGCTCGGACTCTTGCGGTGATCTGACAGCTGCGGAAGGCCTTGCCAATGAACTGCTAGAACGCTCCGCAATCCTGCGTGACGCTGTGACCTCGGGTGATGTAAAGATAGTGAAGGCTGTCTACCATCTGGAAGCTGGAAATGTGGAGTTTCGATAA
- a CDS encoding aminotransferase class IV — MNLPILSSADVQAQLLKRQYQAQGSYLAMYSSWYGGVIKDPGLMMVPVDDHLVHRGDGVFEAIKVVDGQVFLMQEHLERLQSSAQQIGISLPHSLEDMKKIILETTRIAGAPYAVLRLYISRGPGYFTTNPYDSISSQMYLIVTSFTPLTDEKYLKGVKVGRSQIVPKDPWLARIKTCNYLPNVMMKKESVDRKIDFTIGIDPQGFITEGSTENIVLIDKDKNLLRPKLRQILKGTTMMRTFDLAESLLASGELKSIQEKDLTEQDILSASEAMMIGTTLDVLPVTEYEGQQIGEGKQGALAFKLLQLLREDMKKGPKTTPVKF; from the coding sequence ATGAATCTACCCATTCTTTCTTCTGCGGATGTTCAGGCCCAACTTTTAAAGCGACAATACCAGGCTCAAGGCAGCTATCTGGCGATGTACAGCAGCTGGTATGGCGGGGTGATTAAAGACCCGGGGCTGATGATGGTGCCGGTGGATGATCACCTTGTGCACCGCGGGGATGGTGTCTTTGAGGCGATCAAAGTCGTGGATGGTCAGGTGTTTTTGATGCAAGAGCATCTGGAGCGTCTGCAGTCTTCCGCCCAGCAGATCGGTATCAGTCTGCCGCACAGCCTGGAAGACATGAAAAAGATTATTCTCGAAACCACGCGCATTGCCGGCGCGCCTTATGCAGTTTTGCGCCTGTATATTTCCCGTGGTCCGGGGTATTTTACGACAAATCCTTACGATTCCATCAGCTCGCAGATGTATTTGATTGTGACTTCGTTTACGCCGTTAACAGATGAAAAGTACTTGAAGGGCGTGAAGGTCGGGCGCAGTCAGATTGTTCCCAAAGACCCGTGGCTGGCTCGGATTAAGACCTGCAATTATTTGCCGAACGTAATGATGAAAAAAGAAAGTGTGGACCGCAAGATCGACTTCACCATCGGCATTGATCCGCAAGGGTTCATCACGGAAGGCAGCACGGAAAACATCGTTCTGATTGATAAAGACAAAAACCTGCTTCGCCCAAAACTGCGCCAAATTCTGAAAGGCACAACCATGATGCGCACCTTTGATCTGGCTGAAAGCCTGTTGGCGTCGGGGGAGTTAAAGTCCATCCAGGAAAAGGATCTGACCGAGCAGGATATTCTCAGCGCATCTGAAGCCATGATGATCGGAACAACTTTGGATGTGTTGCCAGTGACCGAATACGAAGGTCAGCAGATTGGCGAGGGCAAACAAGGAGCGCTCGCGTTTAAGCTTTTGCAGCTGCTCCGCGAGGATATGAAAAAGGGGCCGAAAACGACCCCTGTAAAGTTCTAA
- the mreB gene encoding rod shape-determining protein yields MFSWFFKDETGTAADLYVDLGTANTLIAARGKGIILNEPSLIAYQQTSPGKKRVIAVGNDAKEKLANNPGSIFAQKPIRDGVIADFETSEVMLKHFLSQPGVKGAFSRPRVVVSLPYGVTEVEKKAVIESCKAAGAKEVYLIDEPMAAAIGSGLNVKSAEGNMIIDIGGGTTEVAVIALADIVYCEAARVGGHRLDDAIIDYFKKYKKLIISDTTAEYLKVTIGTAVPKKDIRSVSITGRDADTGMNRTMEVSSEDVGLAMNGCIQEVINAIHRALEHTPPELVSDIIERGITLAGGGALIRDFDLRIQNEVRLQVRIADDPLTAIAKGGEAVLSDPELLDKIQLEV; encoded by the coding sequence ATGTTTTCATGGTTCTTTAAGGACGAAACCGGAACAGCTGCAGATCTATACGTAGATTTGGGGACTGCCAATACACTCATCGCAGCTCGTGGCAAAGGGATCATCCTGAATGAGCCCTCGCTGATTGCTTACCAGCAGACCAGCCCCGGCAAAAAGCGCGTGATCGCCGTGGGAAATGACGCCAAAGAAAAGCTGGCGAACAACCCGGGCAGCATCTTCGCGCAAAAACCAATTCGCGATGGCGTGATTGCCGACTTTGAAACCTCTGAAGTGATGCTGAAGCACTTCCTCAGCCAACCAGGAGTCAAAGGAGCCTTTTCCCGCCCGCGCGTGGTGGTGTCACTTCCCTACGGCGTGACTGAGGTTGAAAAGAAGGCCGTGATTGAATCCTGTAAAGCGGCTGGCGCAAAAGAAGTTTATCTGATCGACGAACCGATGGCGGCTGCGATTGGATCCGGCCTGAATGTGAAGTCCGCAGAAGGCAACATGATCATCGACATCGGCGGCGGAACCACGGAAGTGGCTGTGATCGCTCTGGCTGACATCGTTTACTGCGAAGCGGCCCGCGTGGGTGGTCACCGTCTGGACGATGCGATCATTGATTACTTCAAAAAATACAAAAAACTGATCATCTCTGACACCACGGCCGAATACCTGAAGGTCACTATCGGAACAGCTGTTCCGAAAAAAGACATTCGCAGTGTCTCCATTACGGGTCGCGATGCTGACACCGGCATGAACCGCACAATGGAAGTCAGCTCCGAAGACGTGGGCCTGGCAATGAATGGGTGTATTCAGGAAGTCATCAATGCGATTCACCGCGCGCTGGAACACACTCCGCCGGAATTGGTGTCTGATATTATCGAAAGAGGTATCACACTTGCTGGCGGTGGCGCTTTGATTCGCGACTTTGACCTGCGCATTCAGAATGAGGTTCGCCTGCAGGTTCGCATCGCGGATGACCCGCTGACGGCGATCGCCAAGGGCGGCGAAGCAGTGCTGAGTGATCCAGAACTGCTCGATAAAATTCAGTTGGAAGTTTAG
- a CDS encoding glycosyltransferase family 2 protein: protein MDKSLSIQKMVSSRESFDKTLIQRESDSVTKLPISLVIITLNEEAHIERCIRSAPFVDDVVVVDSFSTDRTVEIAEKCGARVFQEKWKGFGPQKAFATAQAKNDWVLSLDADEALSPELASELYESFQSLDPEAGYLFPRKSFHLGRWIVHGGWYPDYQLRLFNKSRSQWNSADVHEKVEVKRMIKMKRDLLHWVFDGLSDQVVTNDRYSTLGAKQLAASGKKFSYLKLIFKPWGKFIETYFVKRGFMDGMPGFVIAVGAAYSLFLKFAKQWEMERVHKKPE, encoded by the coding sequence ATGGATAAAAGCCTTTCGATTCAAAAAATGGTATCGAGTCGTGAATCGTTTGACAAGACCTTGATCCAAAGAGAATCTGATTCCGTGACGAAACTTCCCATTTCCCTCGTGATCATTACCTTGAACGAAGAGGCGCACATTGAGCGCTGCATTCGCTCCGCCCCCTTTGTTGACGATGTTGTCGTGGTCGACAGCTTTTCGACGGATCGCACCGTTGAGATTGCTGAAAAGTGCGGCGCCCGGGTGTTCCAGGAAAAATGGAAGGGTTTTGGTCCACAAAAGGCCTTTGCAACGGCTCAGGCAAAAAACGATTGGGTGTTGTCCTTGGATGCGGATGAGGCTCTCAGTCCAGAACTGGCTTCCGAGTTGTATGAAAGCTTTCAATCCCTGGATCCCGAAGCGGGCTATCTGTTCCCGCGAAAGTCCTTTCATTTGGGGCGCTGGATCGTGCACGGCGGGTGGTACCCTGACTATCAACTAAGGCTGTTTAATAAATCCCGTTCCCAGTGGAATTCCGCGGACGTACACGAAAAAGTGGAAGTCAAACGCATGATTAAAATGAAGCGGGATCTGCTGCACTGGGTGTTTGATGGTCTGAGTGACCAGGTTGTTACCAACGACCGTTATTCCACCCTGGGCGCCAAGCAGTTGGCGGCTTCAGGCAAGAAATTCTCTTACTTAAAGTTGATCTTTAAGCCTTGGGGCAAGTTTATAGAGACCTATTTTGTAAAGCGCGGCTTTATGGATGGGATGCCGGGCTTTGTGATCGCCGTCGGAGCAGCCTATTCGCTGTTCTTGAAGTTCGCCAAACAGTGGGAGATGGAACGTGTTCACAAAAAGCCTGAATAG
- a CDS encoding rhodanese-like domain-containing protein, with the protein MKLLLLIAFSLLLGCQTRPGPIQIDLPQLKSYLTQKNEVAPWSSKARTASLGGRAPSQQLAPTFGMPFSQAKHKAHVLDVRSEADFAQFNMSMDPSTQMPVSNIPAFVLKPLSPEAAVKVIGEKGMTADSIIIVVCSQGAGAPDIAQQIFTWGFPRVLNYSGGYSGLPGCRGQ; encoded by the coding sequence ATGAAGTTACTTCTGTTGATCGCATTTTCGCTTCTGTTGGGGTGTCAAACCCGTCCGGGTCCTATTCAGATTGATCTGCCTCAGTTGAAGTCTTATTTGACTCAGAAAAATGAAGTCGCCCCGTGGAGCAGTAAAGCTCGCACGGCATCCTTGGGGGGACGTGCCCCCAGTCAGCAATTAGCACCGACCTTCGGAATGCCTTTCAGTCAGGCCAAACACAAGGCCCATGTTCTGGATGTGCGCAGCGAAGCGGATTTTGCGCAGTTTAATATGAGCATGGATCCCAGCACCCAAATGCCCGTCAGTAATATTCCGGCCTTCGTGTTAAAACCTTTGTCGCCGGAGGCGGCTGTAAAGGTGATCGGAGAAAAGGGCATGACGGCGGATTCGATCATTATCGTGGTTTGCAGTCAGGGGGCGGGGGCTCCGGATATCGCTCAGCAGATTTTCACTTGGGGCTTTCCCCGGGTGTTGAATTATTCCGGCGGTTATTCCGGACTGCCAGGCTGCCGGGGACAGTAA
- a CDS encoding cysteine synthase A, producing the protein MQAGSVSDVVGHTPLIKLQSLSKITGCEIFAKAEYLNPGGSVKDRTALGIIQSAEKQGLLKPGDTIVEGTAGNTGIGLATLAAQRGYHCVIVMPDNQSKEKYHALEALGVELVKVAPCPFANPNHFYHTARALAESRPNSFWANQFENTANFEIHYKTTGPEIWEQMGQRVDAFVSSVGTGGTLAGVSAYLKEQDPKVFTLLADPMGSGLYSFVKSGKFEAQGSSITEGIGIMRLTENFKKARVDEAVQIHDEQMLSMLYYLAQHEGLLVGTSAALNIFASYQYALQNQGKGLRIATVMGDSALRYQSKVFNPQFLNEKNLKIMPLIHS; encoded by the coding sequence ATGCAGGCCGGTTCCGTTTCAGACGTTGTGGGTCACACACCGTTAATCAAACTTCAATCTCTTTCAAAAATCACCGGATGTGAGATCTTTGCCAAAGCCGAATATCTGAATCCAGGTGGCAGCGTGAAAGATCGCACAGCGCTGGGAATCATTCAAAGCGCCGAAAAACAAGGTCTGCTGAAGCCCGGGGACACGATTGTGGAAGGCACCGCAGGGAATACGGGGATTGGTCTTGCCACGCTGGCGGCGCAGCGGGGGTACCACTGTGTGATCGTGATGCCGGACAACCAGTCCAAAGAAAAATACCATGCGCTCGAAGCCCTGGGTGTGGAGCTTGTGAAGGTCGCTCCCTGTCCCTTTGCCAATCCCAACCACTTCTACCACACAGCACGCGCCCTGGCTGAATCTCGCCCCAATTCCTTTTGGGCCAACCAGTTTGAGAACACCGCCAATTTCGAGATTCACTACAAGACGACCGGCCCTGAGATCTGGGAGCAGATGGGTCAAAGGGTGGACGCCTTTGTTTCCTCTGTCGGAACCGGAGGAACGCTGGCGGGAGTGTCGGCCTATTTAAAAGAACAAGATCCCAAGGTATTCACGCTTCTGGCGGACCCCATGGGCTCGGGTCTTTATTCGTTTGTAAAAAGTGGAAAGTTCGAAGCGCAGGGCAGCTCGATCACTGAGGGGATCGGGATCATGCGCCTGACCGAAAACTTTAAAAAGGCCCGTGTTGATGAGGCCGTTCAAATCCACGACGAACAAATGCTTTCGATGCTTTATTACCTGGCTCAGCATGAAGGATTGCTGGTGGGGACATCGGCGGCCTTGAACATCTTTGCCTCATACCAGTATGCCTTGCAAAACCAGGGAAAGGGATTGCGGATTGCGACTGTGATGGGAGACTCGGCCCTTCGCTATCAATCCAAGGTGTTTAATCCACAGTTCCTGAATGAAAAGAACCTGAAAATTATGCCTTTGATTCATAGTTAA
- a CDS encoding LysR family transcriptional regulator, translated as MKYKIRDIENFIHTSTCSTIIQAAQKLEISQPALSESLKRLEADLGTILFYRSRSGIQLTPSGRVFLGKAQRALQSLQELDFSSDQVRVFAGRTVTIGCHGTVAQYSIPKAVAYLKEKAPDFKIDLRHDLSRSIQTEIQRGNIDIGVVINPAEVPDLVIQKMAQDTVGVWAAKNESYDTIICNLNLFQTQSILKKWKGRPEKVISTDSLELICKMAHERIGYGVVPGRAVEMSGLNLKHLSQFPVYRDQISLVYRPEFGKIPAEKMVIEALKHSILGL; from the coding sequence ATGAAGTACAAGATCCGCGATATCGAAAATTTTATCCATACCAGCACCTGCTCCACGATCATTCAGGCGGCGCAAAAGCTTGAAATCAGCCAGCCGGCACTTTCAGAAAGCCTGAAACGTCTTGAAGCAGACTTGGGCACAATTCTTTTCTATCGTTCCCGGTCTGGAATTCAGCTGACCCCGAGTGGTCGGGTGTTTTTGGGAAAAGCCCAAAGAGCGCTGCAGTCTTTGCAGGAACTGGATTTTTCTTCTGACCAAGTGCGTGTTTTTGCCGGGCGCACGGTGACCATTGGTTGTCATGGGACCGTCGCTCAGTACTCCATCCCCAAAGCTGTTGCTTATTTGAAGGAAAAAGCACCGGACTTTAAAATTGATCTTCGTCATGACCTTTCACGCAGTATTCAGACGGAAATTCAAAGGGGAAATATTGATATCGGCGTGGTGATCAATCCTGCCGAGGTCCCGGACCTGGTGATTCAAAAGATGGCCCAGGACACGGTCGGTGTTTGGGCGGCAAAGAATGAATCCTACGACACCATCATCTGCAACCTGAATTTGTTCCAGACGCAGTCCATCCTGAAAAAATGGAAGGGCCGCCCGGAAAAGGTGATTTCCACCGACAGCCTGGAGCTGATTTGTAAAATGGCGCATGAGCGCATTGGCTACGGAGTTGTTCCGGGGCGCGCCGTGGAGATGTCCGGACTTAACCTGAAACACCTTTCTCAGTTTCCAGTCTACAGGGATCAGATTTCTTTGGTGTACCGTCCCGAGTTTGGAAAAATTCCGGCAGAGAAAATGGTCATTGAGGCTTTGAAGCATTCCATCCTCGGGCTATAG